In Carassius auratus strain Wakin chromosome 36, ASM336829v1, whole genome shotgun sequence, the following are encoded in one genomic region:
- the LOC113055097 gene encoding mitogen-activated protein kinase 14-like isoform X3 translates to MSQKERPTFYRQELNKTIWEVPERYQNLSPVGSGAYGSVCSALDTKTGLRVAVKKLSRPFQSIIHAKRTYRELRLLKHMKHENVIGLLDVFTPATCLEGFDDVYLVTHLMGADLNNIVKCQKLTDDHVQFLIYQILRGLKYIHSADIIHRDLKPGNLAVNEDCELKILDFGLARLTDDEMTGYVATRWYRAPEIMLNWMHYNMTVDIWSVGCIMAELLTGRTLFPGTDHIDQLKLILMLVGTPEPELLMKISSESVSFLFCPSLTSSLSQRRPGDQFCLLQSLRCHIVFSPSLFPGMNY, encoded by the exons ATGTCCCAGAAGGAGAGACCCACTTTCTATCGACAGGAGCTCAATAAGACCATATGGGAGGTTCCGGAGCGCTACCAGAATCTGTCCCCTGTGGGTTCTGGAGCTTATGGATCCGTGTG CTCCGCGTTAGACACAAAGACAGGCCTGAGGGTCGCAGTCAAGAAGCTGTCCCGGCCGTTCCAGTCCATCATCCACGCCAAGCGCACTTACAGAGAACTGCGGCTCCTCAAACACATGAAACATGAGAAT GTAATTGGTCTGCTAGATGTTTTCACACCCGCTACCTGTCTAGAAGGATTCGATGATGT GTATCTGGTGACGCACCTCATGGGAGCAGACCTCAACAATATCGTCAAGTGCCAGAAGCTGACAGATGATCACGTCCAGTTCCTCATTTATCAGATCCTACGAGGACTGAAG TACATTCACTCAGCAGACATCATCCACAGA GATCTTAAACCCGGTAACTTGGCTGTAAATGAAGACTGTGAACTTAAG ATTTTGGACTTTGGGCTGGCCCGGCTGACTGACGATGAGATGACGGGATACGTTGCCACCCGATGGTACCGTGCCCCAGAGATCATGCTCAACTGGATGCACTACAACATGACAG TGGACATCTGGTCGGTGGGCTGCATAATGGCTGAGCTCCTCACAGGACGGACCTTGTTTCCTGGCACTGATC ATATTGATCAGTTGAAGCTTATCTTGATGCTCGTCGGGACCCCAGAGCCAGAGCTCTTGATGAAAATCTCTTCAGAGTCTGTGAGTTTTCTGTTCTGCCCGAGTTTGACTTCCTCTCTGTCGCAACGACGGCCTGGTGATCAGTTCTGCTTGCTTCAGTCACTCCGATGTCACATTGTGTTTTCCCCTTCCTTATTCCCTGGCATGAACTACTAG